One genomic segment of Camelus ferus isolate YT-003-E chromosome 19, BCGSAC_Cfer_1.0, whole genome shotgun sequence includes these proteins:
- the LOC102509921 gene encoding neuroendocrine secretory protein 55, with product MDRRSRAQQWRRARHNYNDLCPPIGRRAATALLWLSCSIALLRALATSSARAQQRAAAQRRSFLNAHHRSAAQVFPGPPESDHEQEEADLELSLPECLEYEEEFDYESETETESEIESETDFETEPETAPATEPETEPEDERGPVVPKRPTFAQSLTERLNALRLRSPDASPSRAQPSTQQSQSPGEGEEPEPEDKDPRDPKESEEPKEKKQQRRCKPKKPTRRDPSPESPSKRGPIPIRRH from the coding sequence ATGGATCGTAGGTCCCGAGCTCAGCAGTGGCGCCGGGCTCGCCACAATTACAACGATCTGTGCCCACCCATAGGCCGCCGGGCAGCCACCGCACTCCTCTGGCTCTCCTGCTCCATTGCGCTCCTCCGCGCCCTTGCCACCTCCAGCGCCCGAGCCCAGCAGCGTGCGGCTGCCCAGCGCCGGAGCTTTCTTAACGCCCACCACCGCTCCGCCGCCCAGGTGTTCCCCGGGCCCCCTGAATCTGACCACGAGCAAGAGGAGGCCGACCTCGAGCTCTCCCTCCCCGAGTGCCTAGAGTACGAGGAAGAGTTTGACTACGAATCTGAGACCGAGACAGAGTCTGAAATCGAGTCCGAGACCGACTTCGAGACCGAACCTGAGACCGCCCCCGCCACTGAGCCTGAGACCGAGCCCGAGGACGAGCGTGGCCCCGTGGTGCCCAAGCGCCCCACCTTCGCCCAATCCCTCACCGAGCGTCTCAACGCTCTGAGGTTGCGGAGCCCCGACGCCTCCCCCAGTCGCGCACAGCCCAGCACTCAGCAGTCCCAGAGCCCCGGAGAAGGGGAGGAGCCCGAGCCCGAGGACAAGGATCCGAGGGACCCCAAAGAGTCCGAGGAGCCAAAGGAGAAGAAGCAGCAGCGCCGCTGCAAGCCGAAGAAGCCCACCCGCCGCGACCCATCCCCGGAGTCCCCTTCCAAAAGGGGACCTATCCCCATCCGGCGTCACTAA